A region of Mesorhizobium sp. M3A.F.Ca.ET.080.04.2.1 DNA encodes the following proteins:
- a CDS encoding NAD(P)-dependent oxidoreductase, giving the protein MPHYERILITGAAGRLGSQLRKGLVPLAKTIRLAGREPFGDLAPHEEEAVFDLADMDATIAATKDCDAIVHFGGAPLECEWQTILDSSIRGSYHIYEGARKHGVKRVIYASSVHAIGYHEIETHIGVDAPVRPDSLYGVSKNFVESLSRLYWDKFGIETVCLRIFSSFPEPADRRMLWSYLSFADCVRLVEASLTAPRVGHTISFGISNNKLKMVDNSGADHLGFVPQDSSEPYRAAVEAKTPIPDPTKPSVKYLGGWFCELGHPDDKGE; this is encoded by the coding sequence ATGCCGCATTACGAACGTATCCTGATCACCGGCGCCGCCGGACGGCTCGGCTCTCAGTTGAGGAAGGGGCTGGTGCCGCTGGCAAAGACCATCCGCCTGGCCGGGCGCGAACCATTCGGTGATCTCGCGCCCCACGAGGAGGAAGCGGTCTTCGATCTCGCCGACATGGATGCGACGATCGCGGCGACCAAGGATTGCGACGCCATCGTGCATTTCGGCGGCGCGCCGCTCGAATGCGAGTGGCAGACCATCCTCGATTCCAGCATCCGCGGCTCCTACCACATCTACGAAGGCGCGCGGAAACACGGCGTCAAGCGCGTCATCTATGCATCCTCGGTGCATGCCATCGGCTATCACGAGATCGAGACCCATATCGGCGTCGATGCGCCGGTGCGCCCCGACAGCCTCTATGGCGTGTCGAAGAATTTCGTCGAAAGCCTCAGCCGGCTCTACTGGGACAAGTTCGGCATCGAGACGGTGTGCCTGCGCATCTTCTCCTCCTTCCCCGAACCCGCCGACCGCCGCATGTTGTGGTCCTACCTCTCCTTCGCCGACTGCGTGCGCCTGGTCGAGGCATCGCTGACGGCGCCACGCGTCGGCCACACGATCTCCTTCGGCATTTCCAACAACAAGTTGAAGATGGTCGACAACAGCGGCGCAGACCACCTCGGTTTCGTCCCGCAGGACAGTTCGGAGCCGTACCGCGCCGCCGTCGAAGCCAAGACGCCGATCCCCGATCCGACCAAGCCGTCCGTGAAATACCTTGGTGGATGGTTCTGCGAACTCGGGCATCCCGACGATAAAGGCGAATGA
- a CDS encoding pyridoxal phosphate-dependent aminotransferase codes for MSYVASRLSVVKPSASMAASQAAKALRAKGVDVIDLGLGEPDFPTPLHIIDAAHFAAKAGQTLYTAAAGTAEVREAIAGKFRRENGLDYKADDIVVANGAKQIIFNALMATLETGDEAILPAPYFVSYPEMVKLLGGRPAVVECPETTGFRLTPALLEQAITPRTKWLFLNMPGNPSGAVYSQPELEALGTVLAKHPHVLVLADEIYEHILFDGREFVSFGKACPELKERTLIVNGVSKSYAMTGWRVGYAAGPAPLVKAMSTVQSQSCTSVCSIAQAATVAALDGPQDEVARFRQAFEARRDLVVDGIRKINGLTLSPPEGAFYAYIGCASLIGRKTPKGAVLEDDAAVANYLLNEGRVASVPGVAYGLSPYFRISTATSEEVLTEAISRIKAAVALVE; via the coding sequence TCGGCTTCGATGGCGGCCTCGCAGGCCGCTAAGGCGCTGCGCGCCAAGGGGGTGGACGTGATCGACCTCGGGCTGGGCGAGCCCGATTTCCCGACGCCTCTCCACATCATCGACGCCGCGCATTTCGCTGCGAAGGCCGGGCAGACGCTCTACACGGCCGCCGCGGGCACGGCCGAGGTGCGCGAGGCGATCGCCGGCAAGTTCCGGCGCGAGAATGGTCTGGACTACAAGGCCGACGACATCGTGGTGGCCAACGGCGCCAAGCAGATCATCTTCAATGCGCTGATGGCGACGCTGGAAACCGGCGACGAGGCAATCCTGCCGGCGCCTTACTTCGTCTCCTATCCCGAGATGGTGAAGCTGCTCGGAGGCAGACCGGCGGTCGTCGAGTGTCCGGAGACAACGGGCTTCCGGCTGACGCCGGCCCTGCTGGAGCAGGCGATCACGCCAAGGACGAAGTGGCTTTTCCTCAACATGCCTGGCAACCCGTCCGGCGCGGTCTATTCGCAACCCGAACTCGAAGCGCTGGGAACAGTGCTGGCGAAACACCCGCATGTTCTCGTCCTCGCCGACGAGATCTACGAGCACATCCTCTTCGACGGGCGCGAGTTCGTTTCCTTCGGGAAGGCTTGCCCCGAGCTCAAGGAGCGCACACTGATCGTCAACGGCGTGTCGAAGTCTTACGCGATGACCGGCTGGCGCGTCGGCTACGCGGCTGGCCCGGCGCCGCTCGTCAAGGCGATGTCGACGGTCCAAAGCCAGTCCTGCACTTCCGTTTGCTCGATCGCGCAGGCGGCGACGGTCGCGGCGCTCGACGGGCCGCAGGACGAGGTGGCTCGCTTCCGGCAGGCCTTCGAGGCGCGCCGCGACCTCGTCGTGGACGGTATCAGGAAGATTAACGGACTGACGCTGTCACCGCCGGAAGGCGCCTTCTACGCCTATATCGGCTGCGCCAGCCTGATCGGCCGCAAGACGCCCAAGGGCGCGGTGCTGGAAGACGATGCGGCTGTGGCAAATTATCTTCTGAACGAAGGGCGAGTGGCGTCGGTGCCCGGCGTCGCCTACGGATTGTCGCCGTATTTTCGTATTTCGACAGCGACCAGCGAAGAAGTGTTGACTGAGGCGATCTCGCGGATCAAAGCCGCCGTCGCGCTAGTGGAGTAA